Part of the Vigna unguiculata cultivar IT97K-499-35 chromosome 3, ASM411807v1, whole genome shotgun sequence genome, ATGCGCAGTTTTAATTAACCCCATAACAAGTcaacaatttagtttttaattcttACATGTCTGTCTGCTTCAAAATTAGGAAATACtgctacaaaaaaaattgttgttagGTTACATTCAACGGAAAAGCTTAGTGAGAGTAAAATTCCGTCGAACAAGCTTCGTAAATCGGGATTATTAATGTAGAACAGACATAAACATTGTGGTTGTGAAGTTCGCTTCAATCCTCTACGGATACCAGCATATATCCGTAGATTAGCTTTCAGATTATTATGTTGAACAGTGTATTCCTATGAATCCTATTGGTCTTCATGGATGTAAAAAAGTAGCTTGAAATTACAAATACTGATTATAGATTagataattaaaagataacattattgttcaaaatatatattacgaAATATATATATCTACTAATGATTTAATAAACCCTTTTTGCCAAAAAAcaaattcttaatatttttgtgatacagtagtattattttactaaaatgtttttattaatactttaaaaatgatttacaTATGAAGGAGCATTTCATTtggaattaaaatgaaaaataacagGAGAGTAGGTTATACAAAGAAACAGAGGtggaagaaaaaatagattAGACATCTTTTGTTATATAATCACGGGAAAtaaattgtgtattattttatcGATATGAATATGATACTGGTATTAACactaacaataatataattgaaGAAATGCATTCAACGGACTTTTTATATAGTTGTAATAAGTATGAATAAAGGAATATCCAGACTGTcaatttatcataatattttgttatctgGAGAAGTAATTTATGATAATACAATGTCTTACTCTTTTTTGTCCTATTATAATAGTGGCGTATTAgaataatttgttatttgttttcttaatttagaattagtccttTTCGTTTTGTAATTAAGAAATGTCTCTTttgtagtatttttaattatatattattggtGTGAACTTTTTATGAATTTGATGGTAaactttattttcctttttaagcTTAAAATACGTATGGAAGAAGACAAAGGCATAcattgagaaagagagagagagagagagagagagagagagagagagagagagagagagagagagagaaatgaaaatgatatgGTCGGTTGGTCAGCAGCGAAGATGGAGAACACGTGGAGACAAAGGGAAGGTGTTGTGTTGTCTCTCTGTCatgcttttctttctttccaatataataatacaaagAGAAAGAGTGAGAATCTCTCATTTCTTCATCTCTTCTCATCTTTTCTCATCTCTTCTCATCTCATGCTATGCCAATTGCTCATGTTGTACGCGTCAACTCCCTCCTCTTAACTATTTCTTTCCACTTCACTTCATGCATTCCCCCCTCTCCATTATtagtcaaattatttttacttttttattcaatCTTTTCTATACGTAAACATCTTACTTATCACGCCTCACACACTTCTTCTACTCTCTTTTGTTTTTcccattttttattaaaaatatattatgaaattacaacaatttttttatataaatattgttaacattatttattaacatgATGTTGTTTGGTTGTTCTTTATAATTCACTTATGTTAGCATTTTAGTCTTTAATGTTTACCTCACCTCCTTAATTAGGAGATGAATAATAAAGatcttaaatattatcaaacattaaaatatgtAGAAGAAAGTATACTATTGTCCAGTACTAAAGATGGTTTAactttaatctaattttttctCCAATGCAATTGATACCAACTAATGACGTCAAAAACATAATTCAACTTCAATCTAATCTTGTCTTCAATACAGTTGATACCACCAACTTTAGGTTTAAATCATATCATATATAAAGTGCAACTGCGTTTTTGTTTCTTATAAAATATGCTTGGAACTTCTTATCTCATATTTTGGAAGAAttaccatttatttatttatttattttattttgaatataccTTTTagtgatttataatttttgtaatcaaGACTTTTAATAGTTCTACAATTCAACATGCCTCTTTAGacaatgaaattattaataataattatttagttacTAACATTGTCAATATTCATTTCATAACAATTATTAAGGAAAAATgaatatattgatgaaaaataaataaataagaacttACTTATAAAAGTGGTAGTACCTATATGTTTTCAACAATGTAATTGACAATTTTATTATGGTTTAAAAAATTGAGTTGTGATTTAAACAATATTTGTTCTTGTTCATAATtagcttatttaattaatataattaaaaaaaaacagggCTTGATTTATTgggattaaaaaataaatactttttatagtTGATACCAATTTCAGGACTAAATCAAATGTTGAGAGCAACCATGATGTGAATTTTGTTATCtgattttactttattttgacTTTAAATTCACTAGgattgtatttataatttttatttaattgtaatttgaaatatgatgacatattttagaaaaaagaaacaaaataagttatcatttatttttattctgagTGATTTATAATCAACACTTccaaaaaatagtaaaagagttacataaaattaaaataataagagaaaatGGTTTGGTGTTATTATGTTAGAAGTGGTTTCGTACATGTACATCTAGCTTTGAAGTTGGGTTCTCGATTGTGACGCCCACGTGGCTTCCTCGTACTGGCCCTCTTCTTTCCGTGCGAAttaaaataggaaaaataatGTTGTGGTTGGTTCAACGTTTCATCTTTTATGATTAACCTTAACATTAACATAACATAGTATAAAAAGACAGCACATTCAGAAAAGATAGTAAAGTCCATAATGGatgagagagagagtgagattAGAATGACTTCCACGTCTTAATCTTCTATTGGTCgattcaacaaataaaaaaggttcCTTTCCTTGGGAAACGATGTAACAAAACTCAAccctaattttatattattttttaccaaAAAGAAAGTGCTATGTGTCCATCCTGCAGGGGAGGAAACGGAAAGCCTGCTAATAATACATTTACTTTTTGTTTctgcattttctttttgtttctaaagaaaattataaaattaaataaaaaaagaaaacatagtcATCTGTTGcgtaataatttatttttcaaaagctGAAActcctctctctctccctctctctctctctctctctctctctctctccgttTTATTTGTCAGAAATGAAACCCATGAATCAATTACTGTGTTACTACTGCATATAGTGTGTTAAGGTTTCTGTGCCTTCTTCCTTCTCTCACTTTTCGTCACTGTTTGTGAAGGTAAATAACTCAGGACTCAGGTTACTGAATTAATGTTATGTCCTTTTTGTTATTTGTAGAAATTGATTGCACTGAGTGGCCCTTTAGTTTGAGCATAGATGGTGAAGGCACGGAGTGGGTATGAGTTGACATGACCAAAGTTATTTGGCTTTGGGTTGATATGATTATTCGTTTTGAGGGGTGGGTGGTGAAGGCTTCTTGTAGTTGACACATGAAAGGAACAGAAGAGGTGAAACCAGGGAAAGGAAATTTCAGTGGCCGGGGTGACTTGCCTCAGATCTAGGACACTTCTATTATTTCTTTGCTATTTTTTCGCTTTCAGTGACCCCATTTCCCTTGTCTCCCTTTGCTGGAGTGAGACAAGGCATTGACGTTGTCAATTATTTGCTGCTGGTTTCTTAAACAATCTCTTGTCTGGTTTTCCAGGGTTCATACAGAGGAAGGAATAGAAGTTTTTGGGTCATCAATTGTATCATCCTCCTGGATTATAAAATCTAAAACAGGTGAATTCAGAAAGGATCTTgtggattttttattttttattttttgtagatTTTGATGCCCTAAGAGAATAATAAAAGCTTAGGATTGAATTTTGTTACGCTGTATTATTTGACTGATTTCTTAAGAGGTTGGTTCTGAACCTCGTAAATTTCTTGGGGTAGGAGCGTTATTGGTGTTTTGATGCCGATTGGAATTATATAATAGAAAGGAGGCTTGAGGGAAAAGGGTGGAAAAAGTGGTTAAAGGGATAGCAACTTATTGGATACTGAAGGATAAGAAGACTATTGCTACAAGGCAAAGTAAATGGAGGAAATATCTTCGAGTGTTGCAGTACCTTTTACACTTGGTGTTGGGAATTTGATTCAAAAAGAGTCTGCAGTGACAACTCACATGGAGATAACTGGGCTGAAGATTATGGCAAATACAGCAGCGGCTGCTTTGATGTTAAATCCTGCAGTGGAGTGTTGTCAGTCATATTCTGTTGGAAGTGAAAGCCATGCAGATGTAACTCTGCAGCACCAGATCATGGTATCTGCGGAGGTAAAGGAGAATCAAGTTGGGGATGCCCTTGTCTCAGAAATGGTTATTGAATGTGAGAGTAATTGGGTTTTGAATGAAACCCATCATAAGGCTAGAAAGGAAGATGAACTAATGTTAGCTGTGGATTTTCACTGTCTTCATAGTTCAAGCTCTCAGTCTGTGGCTAATGGCCAAAGTGATCCTTGTAGGGAGGAAGCTGTGCCGTTGAAGACTAGTTATTCTGAAATAGAATCACCAATCACCATGAATGTTGATGATGTTCATGGCAAGTCTGGAGTAAACTCAGTGGAGAACACAGTTTCTGTTGCAATGGATATTACTAGTGAGGATCAAAGTGGATCAGATGAGTCCGATCCTAAATCATCTGCTGTGCTTCTTGACCAGTTGCCTGAGGAGAATAAAGCATGGAGAACAAGCAACAAAAATGCCTTGGAATTGAATAGTGGCCCTCTGTGGGGTTATTCATCAATTTGTGGAATGAGGCAGGAGATGGAAGATGTTATTTCTGTCCAGCCTCAACTTTTTCAAGTTCCTTCACAGATGCTGATGAAAGACCACGTAAATGAGAACGAAAAACAGTCACTAGCCCACTTTTTCGCCGTCTACGATGGACATGGGGGCCTTCAGGTATGCCTTAAAAACACTGTCAAATTATACGAATTGTAAGTTGAAATTAATGTTTGACTGATGAGGTGTTGTTTTGATAGGTTGCTAACTACTGCCAGGAACGTCTTCATTCAGTACTGATTGAGGAGATAGAGGCTGCGCAATCAAGTTTGGCTGAAACAAATGGGAGAGATGATTGGCAGGATCATTGGAAGAAAGCATTCACCAATTGTTTTCAGAGAGTAGATGATGAGGTTGGAGGAACTGATGCAAGTAATAATGGAAACAACAGCGGTGGATCTGAGTCCATTATTGAACCTGTTGCTGCTGAGACTGCTGGTTCCACTGCAGTTGTGGCTATTTTAAGTCAAACCCTCATAATAGTTGCAAATTGTGGAGATTCAAGAACTGTCTTGTACCGTGGAAAAGAGGCCATGCCACTGTCTTCTGACCACAAAGTAAGGCATTTCATTCTAGTTTCATAGTATTTTTGGTGAATTTATAATAGAAGCTGAAGTTGCCGGATAGAGATAACTTACGTTCCTGTTTTGCAGCCAAATAGAGAGGACGAGAGGGCAAGGATAGAAGCTGCAGGAGGAAGAGTCATACATTGGAAAGGATATCGAGTTCTTGGTGTCTTGGCAATGTCAAGGTCCATAGGTATGTATCTTCTCTACAACATCATTGGTTTTCTTGCAACTTTATATAATGCTGTTTTCATGTAAGGAGAGGTCAAATGGTTCATCCACTATATTTTCTAGATATTATTTATCATGAGTTTGTCTGAAGTTGAATGCGATGACAAACACTGTTTTATTCATGCCATTGATGTGTTAGTTTTAACTTTTGCAAATTTCGAAGTAACTTGTTTTTGCA contains:
- the LOC114178307 gene encoding protein phosphatase 2C 50-like, with product MEEISSSVAVPFTLGVGNLIQKESAVTTHMEITGLKIMANTAAAALMLNPAVECCQSYSVGSESHADVTLQHQIMVSAEVKENQVGDALVSEMVIECESNWVLNETHHKARKEDELMLAVDFHCLHSSSSQSVANGQSDPCREEAVPLKTSYSEIESPITMNVDDVHGKSGVNSVENTVSVAMDITSEDQSGSDESDPKSSAVLLDQLPEENKAWRTSNKNALELNSGPLWGYSSICGMRQEMEDVISVQPQLFQVPSQMLMKDHVNENEKQSLAHFFAVYDGHGGLQVANYCQERLHSVLIEEIEAAQSSLAETNGRDDWQDHWKKAFTNCFQRVDDEVGGTDASNNGNNSGGSESIIEPVAAETAGSTAVVAILSQTLIIVANCGDSRTVLYRGKEAMPLSSDHKPNREDERARIEAAGGRVIHWKGYRVLGVLAMSRSIGDRYLKPWIIPEPEVNIVRREKNDECLILASDGLWDVMTNEEACEVARKRILLWHKKFGENGATGHGEGADPAAQSAAEYLTKLAIHRGSQDNISVIVIDLKAQRRIKRKP